A DNA window from Mastomys coucha isolate ucsf_1 unplaced genomic scaffold, UCSF_Mcou_1 pScaffold21, whole genome shotgun sequence contains the following coding sequences:
- the Lrfn3 gene encoding leucine-rich repeat and fibronectin type-III domain-containing protein 3, which produces MAVLPLLLCLLPLAPASSPPQPATSSPCPRRCRCQTQSLPLSVLCPGAGLLFVPPSLDRRAAELRLADNFIAAVRRRDLANMTGLLHLSLSRNTIRHVAAGAFADLRALRALHLDGNRLTSLGEGQLRGLVNLRHLILSNNQLAALAAGALDDCAETLEDLDLSYNNLEQLPWEALGRLGNVNTLGLDHNLLASVPAGAFSRLHKLARLDMTSNRLTTIPPDPLFSRLPLLARPRGSPASALVLAFGGNPLHCNCELVWLRRLAREDDLEACASPPALGGRYFWAVGEEEFVCEPPVVTHRSPPLAVPAGRPAALRCRAVGDPEPRVRWVSPQGRLLGNSSRARAFPNGTLELLVTEPEDGGTFTCIAANAAGEATAAVELTVGPPPPPQLANSTSCDPPRDGEPDALTPPSAASASAKVADTVAPTDRGVQVTEHGATAALVQWPDQRPVPGIRMYQIQYNSSADDILVYRMIPADSRSFLLTDLASGRTYDLCVLAVFEDSATGLTATRPVGCARFSTEPALRPCAAPHAPFLGGTMIIALGGVIVASVLVFIFVLLLRYKVHGGQPPGKAKAAAPVSSVCSQTNGALGPVPSAPAPEPAAPKAHTVVQLDCEPWGPSHEPAGP; this is translated from the exons ATGGCCGTCCTTCCACTACTCCTTTGCCTGCTACCGCTGGCCCCTGCCTCATCTCCACCCCAGCCGGCCACATCCAGCCCCTGTCCCCGCCGTTGCCGCTGCCAGACCCAGTCACTGCCCCTAAGCGTGTTGTGCCCAGGGGCGGGCCTTCTGTTCGTACCACCATCACTGGATCGCCGCGCGGCAGAGCTGCGCCTGGCAGACAACTTCATCGCGGCAGTCCGTCGACGAGACCTGGCCAACATGACCGGCCTGCTGCATCTGAGCTTGTCTAGAAACACTATCCGCCACGTGGCAGCTGGCGCCTTCGCCGACCTACGTGCCCTGCGTGCCCTGCACCTAGATGGCAATAGACTGACCTCGCTGGGCGAGGGTCAGCTTCGAGGCTTAGTCAACTTGCGCCACCTCATCCTGAGCAACAACCAGCTAGCAGCCCTGGCAGCTGGTGCCCTAGACGACTGTGCCGAGACCCTGGAGGACCTCGATCTCTCTTATAATAACCTTGAGCAGCTGCCCTGGGAGGCTTTGGGTCGCCTGGGCAACGTCAACACATTGGGCCTTGACCACAATTTGCTGGCTTCGGTACCCGCTGGAGCCTTTTCCCGCCTGCACAAGTTGGCACGACTGGACATGACCTCCAACCGCCTAACCACCATTCCTCCTGACCCACTCTTCTCCCGTCTGCCACTGCTTGCCCGGCCTCGAGGCTCACCAGCCTCTGCTCTGGTGCTGGCCTTTGGGGGAAACCCCCTCCATTGCAACTGTGAGCTGGTGTGGCTGCGACGCCTGGCTCGGGAGGACGACCTCGAGGCCTGTGCCTCGCCACCTGCCCTGGGGGGCCGCTACTTCTGGGCAGTGGGTGAGGAGGAGTTTGTGTGTGAGCCACCCGTGGTGACCCACCGCTCACCTCCCCTGGCAGTGCCCGCAGGTCGGCCAGCTGCCCTGCGATGCCGGGCAGTAGGGGACCCAGAGCCACGAGTGCGTTGGGTATCACCCCAAGGTCGGCTGCTGGGAAACTCCAGCCGAGCTCGTGCCTTTCCTAACGGGACCCTGGAGCTACTGGTCACTGAGCCAGAAGATGGTGGCACTTTCACTTGCATTGCAGCCAATGCCGCTGGCGAGGCCACTGCCGCTGTTGAGCTGACCGTGGGtccccctccacctccccagctaGCCAATAGCACCAGCTGTGACCCCCCGCGGGACGGGGAACCCGATGCCCTCACCCCGCCCTCTGCGGCTTCGGCCTCCGCCAAAGTGGCAGACACCGTGGCCCCTACCGACCGTGGTGTCCAAGTGACTGAGCACGGGGCCACAGCAGCTCTTGTCCAGTGGCCAGATCAACGGCCGGTCCCAGGCATCCGCATGTACCAGATCCAGTACAACAGCTCGGCCGATGACATCCTTGTCTACAG GATGATCCCAGCGGACAGTCGCTCCTTCCTGCTGACCGACCTGGCGTCAGGCCGCACCTATGATCTGTGTGTGCTCGCGGTCTTTGAGGACAGTGCCACCGGGCTGACAGCCACGCGGCCAGTGGGCTGCGCTCGGTTCTCCACGGAGCCCGCACTTCGGCCTTGTGCTGCACCGCACGCACCCTTCCTGGGCGGCACCATGATCATCGCACTGGGAGGTGTCATCGTCGCTTCCGTTCTGGTCTTCATCTTCGTGCTGCTTCTACGCTACAAGGTGCACGGAGGCCAGCCGCCCGGCAAGGCCAAGGCCGCGGCACCTGTCAGCAGCGTTTGCTCCCAGACCAACGGAGCCCTCGGGCCTGTGCCCAGTGCGCCTGCCCCTGAGCCTGCTGCACCCAAGGCCCATACTGTGGTCCAATTGGACTGTGAGCCCTGGGGGCCCAGTCACGAACCTGCAGGACCCTAG